In Peromyscus eremicus chromosome 2, PerEre_H2_v1, whole genome shotgun sequence, a single genomic region encodes these proteins:
- the Ythdf3 gene encoding YTH domain-containing family protein 3 isoform X1, which produces MFYLDLTLLHRAEETGEESFSVQNGSIHQKDAVNDDDFEPYLSSQTNQNNSYPPMSDPYMPSYYAPSIGFPYSLGEAAWSTAGDQPMPYLTTYGQMSNGEHHYIPDGVFSQPGALGNTPPFLGQHGFNFFPGNADFSTWGTSGSQGQSTQNSAYSSSYGYPPSSLGRAITDGQAGFGNDTLSKVPGISSIEQGMTGLKIGGDLTAAVTKTVGTALSSSGMTSIATNNVPPVSSAAPKPTSWAAIARKPAKPQPKLKPKGNVGIGGSAVPPPPIKHNMNIGTWDEKGSVVKAPPTQPVLPPQTIIQQPQPLIQPPPLVQSQLPQQQPQPPQPQQQQGPQPQAQPHQVQSQQPQLQNRWVAPRNRGTGFNQNNGAGSENFGLGVVPVSASPSSVEVHPVLEKLKAINNYNPKDFDWNLKNGRVFIIKSYSEDDIHRSIKYSIWCSTEHGNKRLDAAYRSLNGKGPLYLLFSVNGSGHFCGVAEMKSVVDYNAYAGVWSQDKWKGKFEVKWIFVKDVPNNQLRHIRLENNDNKPVTNSRDTQEVPLEKAKQVLKIIATFKHTTSIFDDFAHYEKRQEEEEAMRRVTSLNTLTRN; this is translated from the exons AATAACAGCTATCCACCAATGTCAGATCCATATATGCCTAGTTACTATGCTCCATCCATTGGATTTCCATATTCTCTTGGAGAAGCAGCATGGTCCACGGCTGGAGACCAGCCTATGCCGTATCTGACAACCTATGGACAAATGAGTAATGGAGAACATCATTACATACCAGATGGTGTTTTTAGTCAACCAGGGGCATTAGGAAATACCCCTCCATTTCTTGGTCAACATGGATTTAACTTTTTTCCTGGTAATGCTGATTTCTCTACATGGGGGACAAGTGGATCTCAGGGACAATCAACACAAAATTCTGCTTATAGTAGCAGTTATGGTTATCCACCTAGTTCTCTTGGGAGAGCTATTACTGATGGACAGGCTGGATTTGGCAATGATACTTTGAGTAAGGTGCCTGGCATTAGTAGTATTGAGCAAGGCATGACAGGACTGAAAATTGGTGGTGACCTGACGGCTGCAGTGACAAAAACTGTAGGTACAGCCTTGAGCAGCAGTGGTATGACTAGCATTGCAACCAATAATGTGCCCCCTGTGAGCAGTGCAGCACCTAAACCAACTTCTTGGGCTGCTATTGCCAGAAAGCCTGCCAAACCTCAACCGAAACTTAAACCCAAGGGCAATGTGGGAATTGGGGGTTCTgctgtgccaccacctcctatAAAACACAACATGAATATTGGAACTTGGGATGAAAAGGGGTCAGTGGTAAAGGCTCCACCAACCCAACCAGTTCTGCCTCCTCAAACTATAATCCAGCAGCCTCAGCCATTAATTCAACCACCACCATTGGTGCAAAGCCAACTGCCTCAACAGCAGCCTCAGCCACCACAACCACAGCAGCAACAAGGACCTCAGCCACAGGCTCAGCCTCACCAAGTGCAGTCTCAACAGCCACAGCTGCAGAATCGCTGGGTAGCTCCTCGGAATAGGGGAACCGGCTTCAACCAGAACAATGGAGCGGGCAGTGAAAACTTTGGTTTAGGTGTTGTACCTGTTAGTGCTTCACCTTCTAGTGTAGAGGTGCATCCAGTGCTGGAAAAACTAAAGGCCATAAACAACTATAATCCCAAAGACTTTGATTGGAACCTGAAGAATGGACGTGTGTTTATAATTAAGAGCTATTCTGAGGATGATATCCATCGTTCTATCAAGTACTCTATCTGGTGTAGTACTGAGCATGGTAATAAGCGTTTGGATGCAGCTTACCGTTCTCTGAATGGTAAAGGCCCACTCTATTTACTCTTCAGTGTGAATGGCAGTGGACATTTTTGTGGAGTGGCTGAAATGAAGTCTGTTGTGGACTATAATGCATATGCTGGTGTCTGGTCTCAGGATAAGTGGAAGGGCAAATTTGAAGTTAAATGGATCTTCGTCAAAGATGTTCCCAATAACCAATTACGACATATTCGCTTAGAAAATAATGACAACAAACCAGTAACCAATTCAAGGGACACTCAAGAAGTACCCCTAGAAAAAGCAAAGCAAGTGCTTAAAATAATTGCTACTTTCAAGCATACCACCTCAATCTTTGATGACTTTGCACATTATGAAAAGCgtcaagaggaggaggaagccatgCGAAGG gTGACATCTTTGAACACTTTAACACGAAACTGA
- the Ythdf3 gene encoding YTH domain-containing family protein 3 isoform X3 — protein MSATSVDQRPKGQGNKVSVQNGSIHQKDAVNDDDFEPYLSSQTNQNNSYPPMSDPYMPSYYAPSIGFPYSLGEAAWSTAGDQPMPYLTTYGQMSNGEHHYIPDGVFSQPGALGNTPPFLGQHGFNFFPGNADFSTWGTSGSQGQSTQNSAYSSSYGYPPSSLGRAITDGQAGFGNDTLSKVPGISSIEQGMTGLKIGGDLTAAVTKTVGTALSSSGMTSIATNNVPPVSSAAPKPTSWAAIARKPAKPQPKLKPKGNVGIGGSAVPPPPIKHNMNIGTWDEKGSVVKAPPTQPVLPPQTIIQQPQPLIQPPPLVQSQLPQQQPQPPQPQQQQGPQPQAQPHQVQSQQPQLQNRWVAPRNRGTGFNQNNGAGSENFGLGVVPVSASPSSVEVHPVLEKLKAINNYNPKDFDWNLKNGRVFIIKSYSEDDIHRSIKYSIWCSTEHGNKRLDAAYRSLNGKGPLYLLFSVNGSGHFCGVAEMKSVVDYNAYAGVWSQDKWKGKFEVKWIFVKDVPNNQLRHIRLENNDNKPVTNSRDTQEVPLEKAKQVLKIIATFKHTTSIFDDFAHYEKRQEEEEAMRRVTSLNTLTRN, from the exons AATAACAGCTATCCACCAATGTCAGATCCATATATGCCTAGTTACTATGCTCCATCCATTGGATTTCCATATTCTCTTGGAGAAGCAGCATGGTCCACGGCTGGAGACCAGCCTATGCCGTATCTGACAACCTATGGACAAATGAGTAATGGAGAACATCATTACATACCAGATGGTGTTTTTAGTCAACCAGGGGCATTAGGAAATACCCCTCCATTTCTTGGTCAACATGGATTTAACTTTTTTCCTGGTAATGCTGATTTCTCTACATGGGGGACAAGTGGATCTCAGGGACAATCAACACAAAATTCTGCTTATAGTAGCAGTTATGGTTATCCACCTAGTTCTCTTGGGAGAGCTATTACTGATGGACAGGCTGGATTTGGCAATGATACTTTGAGTAAGGTGCCTGGCATTAGTAGTATTGAGCAAGGCATGACAGGACTGAAAATTGGTGGTGACCTGACGGCTGCAGTGACAAAAACTGTAGGTACAGCCTTGAGCAGCAGTGGTATGACTAGCATTGCAACCAATAATGTGCCCCCTGTGAGCAGTGCAGCACCTAAACCAACTTCTTGGGCTGCTATTGCCAGAAAGCCTGCCAAACCTCAACCGAAACTTAAACCCAAGGGCAATGTGGGAATTGGGGGTTCTgctgtgccaccacctcctatAAAACACAACATGAATATTGGAACTTGGGATGAAAAGGGGTCAGTGGTAAAGGCTCCACCAACCCAACCAGTTCTGCCTCCTCAAACTATAATCCAGCAGCCTCAGCCATTAATTCAACCACCACCATTGGTGCAAAGCCAACTGCCTCAACAGCAGCCTCAGCCACCACAACCACAGCAGCAACAAGGACCTCAGCCACAGGCTCAGCCTCACCAAGTGCAGTCTCAACAGCCACAGCTGCAGAATCGCTGGGTAGCTCCTCGGAATAGGGGAACCGGCTTCAACCAGAACAATGGAGCGGGCAGTGAAAACTTTGGTTTAGGTGTTGTACCTGTTAGTGCTTCACCTTCTAGTGTAGAGGTGCATCCAGTGCTGGAAAAACTAAAGGCCATAAACAACTATAATCCCAAAGACTTTGATTGGAACCTGAAGAATGGACGTGTGTTTATAATTAAGAGCTATTCTGAGGATGATATCCATCGTTCTATCAAGTACTCTATCTGGTGTAGTACTGAGCATGGTAATAAGCGTTTGGATGCAGCTTACCGTTCTCTGAATGGTAAAGGCCCACTCTATTTACTCTTCAGTGTGAATGGCAGTGGACATTTTTGTGGAGTGGCTGAAATGAAGTCTGTTGTGGACTATAATGCATATGCTGGTGTCTGGTCTCAGGATAAGTGGAAGGGCAAATTTGAAGTTAAATGGATCTTCGTCAAAGATGTTCCCAATAACCAATTACGACATATTCGCTTAGAAAATAATGACAACAAACCAGTAACCAATTCAAGGGACACTCAAGAAGTACCCCTAGAAAAAGCAAAGCAAGTGCTTAAAATAATTGCTACTTTCAAGCATACCACCTCAATCTTTGATGACTTTGCACATTATGAAAAGCgtcaagaggaggaggaagccatgCGAAGG gTGACATCTTTGAACACTTTAACACGAAACTGA
- the Ythdf3 gene encoding YTH domain-containing family protein 3 isoform X2, whose amino-acid sequence MFYLDLTLLHRAEETGEESFSVQNGSIHQKDAVNDDDFEPYLSSQTNQNNSYPPMSDPYMPSYYAPSIGFPYSLGEAAWSTAGDQPMPYLTTYGQMSNGEHHYIPDGVFSQPGALGNTPPFLGQHGFNFFPGNADFSTWGTSGSQGQSTQNSAYSSSYGYPPSSLGRAITDGQAGFGNDTLSKVPGISSIEQGMTGLKIGGDLTAAVTKTVGTALSSSGMTSIATNNVPPVSSAAPKPTSWAAIARKPAKPQPKLKPKGNVGIGGSAVPPPPIKHNMNIGTWDEKGSVVKAPPTQPVLPPQTIIQQPQPLIQPPPLVQSQLPQQQPQPPQPQQQQGPQPQAQPHQVQSQQPQLQNRWVAPRNRGTGFNQNNGAGSENFGLGVVPVSASPSSVEVHPVLEKLKAINNYNPKDFDWNLKNGRVFIIKSYSEDDIHRSIKYSIWCSTEHGNKRLDAAYRSLNGKGPLYLLFSVNGSGHFCGVAEMKSVVDYNAYAGVWSQDKWKGKFEVKWIFVKDVPNNQLRHIRLENNDNKPVTNSRDTQEVPLEKAKQVLKIIATFKHTTSIFDDFAHYEKRQEEEEAMRRERNRNKQ is encoded by the exons AATAACAGCTATCCACCAATGTCAGATCCATATATGCCTAGTTACTATGCTCCATCCATTGGATTTCCATATTCTCTTGGAGAAGCAGCATGGTCCACGGCTGGAGACCAGCCTATGCCGTATCTGACAACCTATGGACAAATGAGTAATGGAGAACATCATTACATACCAGATGGTGTTTTTAGTCAACCAGGGGCATTAGGAAATACCCCTCCATTTCTTGGTCAACATGGATTTAACTTTTTTCCTGGTAATGCTGATTTCTCTACATGGGGGACAAGTGGATCTCAGGGACAATCAACACAAAATTCTGCTTATAGTAGCAGTTATGGTTATCCACCTAGTTCTCTTGGGAGAGCTATTACTGATGGACAGGCTGGATTTGGCAATGATACTTTGAGTAAGGTGCCTGGCATTAGTAGTATTGAGCAAGGCATGACAGGACTGAAAATTGGTGGTGACCTGACGGCTGCAGTGACAAAAACTGTAGGTACAGCCTTGAGCAGCAGTGGTATGACTAGCATTGCAACCAATAATGTGCCCCCTGTGAGCAGTGCAGCACCTAAACCAACTTCTTGGGCTGCTATTGCCAGAAAGCCTGCCAAACCTCAACCGAAACTTAAACCCAAGGGCAATGTGGGAATTGGGGGTTCTgctgtgccaccacctcctatAAAACACAACATGAATATTGGAACTTGGGATGAAAAGGGGTCAGTGGTAAAGGCTCCACCAACCCAACCAGTTCTGCCTCCTCAAACTATAATCCAGCAGCCTCAGCCATTAATTCAACCACCACCATTGGTGCAAAGCCAACTGCCTCAACAGCAGCCTCAGCCACCACAACCACAGCAGCAACAAGGACCTCAGCCACAGGCTCAGCCTCACCAAGTGCAGTCTCAACAGCCACAGCTGCAGAATCGCTGGGTAGCTCCTCGGAATAGGGGAACCGGCTTCAACCAGAACAATGGAGCGGGCAGTGAAAACTTTGGTTTAGGTGTTGTACCTGTTAGTGCTTCACCTTCTAGTGTAGAGGTGCATCCAGTGCTGGAAAAACTAAAGGCCATAAACAACTATAATCCCAAAGACTTTGATTGGAACCTGAAGAATGGACGTGTGTTTATAATTAAGAGCTATTCTGAGGATGATATCCATCGTTCTATCAAGTACTCTATCTGGTGTAGTACTGAGCATGGTAATAAGCGTTTGGATGCAGCTTACCGTTCTCTGAATGGTAAAGGCCCACTCTATTTACTCTTCAGTGTGAATGGCAGTGGACATTTTTGTGGAGTGGCTGAAATGAAGTCTGTTGTGGACTATAATGCATATGCTGGTGTCTGGTCTCAGGATAAGTGGAAGGGCAAATTTGAAGTTAAATGGATCTTCGTCAAAGATGTTCCCAATAACCAATTACGACATATTCGCTTAGAAAATAATGACAACAAACCAGTAACCAATTCAAGGGACACTCAAGAAGTACCCCTAGAAAAAGCAAAGCAAGTGCTTAAAATAATTGCTACTTTCAAGCATACCACCTCAATCTTTGATGACTTTGCACATTATGAAAAGCgtcaagaggaggaggaagccatgCGAAGG gagaGAAATAGAAACAAGCAATAA